The Rattus rattus isolate New Zealand chromosome 1, Rrattus_CSIRO_v1, whole genome shotgun sequence genome includes a region encoding these proteins:
- the LOC116905806 gene encoding zinc finger protein 431-like — protein sequence MQFTSLSPTTVRGYMNRLHEYDMNLQALGVPTTVGMHQQTYNGEKSYEYQEYGNSFVYPGSLCICSVNHTVRKCYECTQCGKALSSLQRHEKTHLGRGIDKCEPCTEGFNHHTYFQTHKRTNNEEDTYEYNQCDKAFRSDSSLHQRPHLEVAPYKYYQYEKDFAHHNCLQKHRTHTGEKPYECNQCGKAFASRHNLKMHERIHTGEKPYACNQCGKAFTLYTNLRKHEKIHTGEKPYECSQCGKAFARRNELQVHERIHTGEKPYECSQCGKKPFASRIIFKHMKNSHWRENLVYVISVVKAFA from the coding sequence ATGCAGTTTACCTCTCTTTCTCCAACAACAGTTAGAGGATATATGAATAGACTTCATGAATATGACATGAATTTACAAGCACTTGGTGTTCCAACTACAGTGGGAATGCATCAACAGACTTACAATGGAGAAAAGTCTTATGAGTACCAGGAATATGGGAATTCTTTTGTTTATCCTGGTTCACTTTGCATATGTAGTGTGAATCACACTGTAAGAAAATGTTATGAATGCACTCAGTGTGGTAAAGCTCTGAGTtctcttcaaagacatgaaaaaactCATCTTGGAAGAGGAATTGATAAATGTGAGCCATGTACTGAAGGCTTTAACCATCACACGTAttttcaaacacacaaaagaaccAATAATGAAGAGGATACCTATGAATATaatcaatgtgataaagcctttagATCTGATTCTTCCTTACACCAAAGACCTCATTTGGAAGTAGCACCCTATAAATATTATCAGTATGAAAAAGACTTTGCACATCACAATTGTCTTCAAAAACATAgaactcatactggagagaaaccttatgaatgtaatcaatgtggtaaagcctttgcaagtCGCCATAATcttaaaatgcatgaaagaattcatactggagagaaaccctatgcatgtaatcaatgtggtaaagcctttacaCTTTACACAAATCTTCGCAAACATGAaaaaattcatactggagagaaaccctatgaatgtagtcagtgtggtaaagcctttgcacgtCGAAATGAACTTCAAGtacatgaaagaattcatactggagagaaaccctatgaatgtagtCAGTGTGGTAAAAAGCCTTTTGCAAGTCGGATAATCTTCAAACACATGAagaactcacactggagagaaaaccTTGTTtatgtaatcagtgtggtaaaaGCCTTTGCATAA